A single window of Synechococcus sp. CBW1004 DNA harbors:
- the tsaD gene encoding tRNA (adenosine(37)-N6)-threonylcarbamoyltransferase complex transferase subunit TsaD: MSTVLALETSCDESAAAIVRDGRVLASAIASQMEEHARWGGVVPEIASRRHVEALPGLIAQVLAGSGVAMSDLDAVAATVAPGLVGALLVASVTARALARRHDLPFLGIHHLEGHLCSAALGDEPPPHPHLVLLVSGGHTELVRVDAPGVYRRLGRSHDDAAGECFDKVARLLGLGYPGGPAIQAAAEGGDPQRFQLPKGRVSRPEGGFHPYDFSFSGLKTAMLRQVQALRAEAAPFPLADLAASFEQVVAEVLVERSCRCARDEAIDTLVLVGGVAANRRLRRLLERHCQAGGLQWRLAPLAWCTDNAAMIAVAAERRLQAGCRSPLDLGVAARLPLEQADRLYEARACF; this comes from the coding sequence ATGTCCACCGTTCTTGCCCTCGAAACAAGTTGTGACGAGTCCGCCGCCGCGATCGTGCGTGACGGGCGTGTGCTCGCGAGCGCCATCGCCTCCCAGATGGAGGAGCACGCCCGCTGGGGCGGCGTGGTGCCGGAGATCGCCTCGCGCCGCCATGTGGAGGCCCTGCCCGGGCTGATCGCCCAGGTGCTGGCAGGCAGCGGTGTGGCGATGAGCGATCTCGACGCGGTGGCGGCCACGGTGGCGCCGGGCCTGGTGGGAGCGCTGCTGGTGGCCTCGGTGACGGCCCGCGCGCTTGCACGACGCCACGACCTGCCCTTCCTCGGCATCCACCACCTCGAAGGCCACCTCTGCTCCGCCGCCCTGGGGGACGAGCCACCACCGCACCCGCACCTGGTGCTGCTCGTGAGCGGGGGGCACACCGAGCTGGTGCGGGTGGATGCCCCCGGCGTCTACCGGCGCCTGGGCCGCAGCCACGACGACGCGGCCGGGGAGTGCTTCGACAAGGTGGCGCGGCTGCTGGGGCTGGGCTATCCCGGCGGCCCGGCGATCCAGGCCGCCGCCGAGGGGGGCGATCCGCAGCGCTTCCAGCTGCCCAAGGGCCGGGTATCGCGGCCGGAGGGTGGCTTCCACCCCTACGACTTCAGCTTCAGCGGTCTCAAGACGGCGATGCTGCGCCAGGTGCAGGCGCTGCGGGCCGAGGCCGCACCCTTCCCTCTGGCCGATCTGGCCGCCAGCTTCGAGCAGGTGGTGGCGGAGGTGCTGGTGGAACGCAGCTGCCGTTGCGCCCGGGATGAAGCGATCGACACGCTGGTGCTGGTGGGTGGCGTGGCCGCCAACCGCCGGCTGCGGCGGCTGCTCGAGCGCCACTGCCAGGCCGGCGGCCTGCAGTGGCGGCTGGCGCCGCTGGCCTGGTGCACCGACAACGCCGCGATGATCGCCGTGGCAGCGGAGCGGCGGCTGCAGGCAGGGTGCCGCAGCCCCCTGGACCTGGGGGTGGCGGCCCGGCTGCCGCTCGAGCAGGCCGACCGTCTCTACGAGGCCCGGGCCTGCTTCTGA